TGACTTGAATTGTAGATTGAATTTAACTGTAAATCACCACTAAGTACGTAGTTTCCTTCTCTCAAAGTACCATGGGTAGCTAGATCTGTGCTATGGAGCATATAACAGAGACATGGATATTCATCCCATTAAGGTAGAACAGGCTTTTATGACATATTAAATCCTGGATTGGCCAGTCACTATTTCATCTTATCCGCCTAATATTGGTTTCAAATTTATAGATACATACACTAAAACTAACAGGGCTTGACGGTTTTCGATAACAAAGAATACGATTTCAATATTCAACTGAGCAATCTTAATAGTATTAAATGCTTCGTGAACTTTAAGAGATACTTCGTGAAGTTGTTCTGTCGCACAATTCTTCCTGTAGAAGGCGTCCTTCGTTTTTTTGTCTTCGCGCGTTACAGGGTAAATGAACCTCTTTATGGGTGAATGGGTTACACAAATGCACGGATgcatatataaaatatagAATTTTGCtttatattattttgaGCGGGCTAGAATCCACTCAGTGTACAAAGTACTATTCATTATATTGAACTGAAGAGGCAAGAACTATTTAGCTCAATCAACCACCTTAATAAAGTATTTGGAGTGATATATCGGCTTGTTTTAGTTTAATTCTTGTGGATATTTAGATATCAAGgttgttggaataaaaatccactatcgtctatcaactaatagttatattatcaatatattatcatatacggtgttaagatgatgacataagttatgagaagctgtcatcgaagttagaggaagctgaagtgcaaggattgataatgtaataggataatgaaacatataaaacggaatgaggaataatcgtaatattagtatgtagaaatatagattccattttgaggattcctatatccttgaggagaacttctagtatattctgtatacctaatattatagcctttatcaacaatggaatcccaacaattatctcaacattcccccatttttcaaaggtaATTTTTGGAATTCCTTGCAAAGCTGTAATTAGGTATACAAAATACACTAGATACTCTACTCGACGATATAGTAATCCTCATAAGGGAATCGGTATTTCTAATATTAcgttatttttattttcttttactgTTTTCTATGTTGTAGTTCATAATTCCATAACATTATTAATCCTAGTgcttcagcttccattGAATCTGATGACTTTTTCtctgttggaataaaaatccactatcgtctatcaactaatagttatattatcaatatattatcatatacggtgttaagatgatgacataagttatgagaagctgtcatcgaagttagaggaagctgaaacgcaaggattgataatgtaataggatcaatgaatataaacatataaaacggaatgaggaataatcgtaatattagtatgtagaaatatagattccattttgaggattcctatatcctcgaggagaacttctagtatattctgtatacctaatattatagcctttatcaacaatggaatcccaacaattatctcaacattcacATATTTCTCATGGTAGCGCCTGtgcttcggttacttctaaggaagtccacacaaatcaagatccgttagacgtttcagcttccaaaacagaagaatgTGAGAAGGCTTCCACTAAGGCTAACTCTCAACAGACAACAACACCTGCttcatcagctgttccagagaacccCCATCATGCCTCTCCTCAAACTGCTCAGTCACATTCACCACAGAATGGGCCGTACCCACAGCAGTGCATGATGACCCAAAACCAAGCCAATCCATCTGGTTGGTCATTTTACGGACACCCATCTATGATTCCGTATAcaccttatcaaatgtcgcctatgtactttccacctgggccacaatcacagtttccgcagtatccatcatcagttggaacGCCTCTGAGCACTCCATCACCTGAGTCAggtaatacatttactgattcatcctcagcggactctgatatgacatccactaaaaaatatgtcagaccaccaccaatgttaacctcacctaatgactttccaaattgggttaaaacatacatcaaatttttacaaaactcgaatctcggtggtattattccgACAGTAAACGGAAAACCCGTACGTCAGatcactgatgatgaactcaccttcttgtataacacttttcaaatatttgctcccTCTCAATTCCTACCTACCTGGGTCAAAGACATCCTATCCGTTGATTATAcggatatcatgaaaattctttccaaaagtattgaaaaaatgcaatctgATACCCAAGAGGCAAACGACATTGTGACCctggcaaatttgcaatataatggcagtacacctgcagatgcatttgaaacaaaagtcacaaacattatcgacagactgaacaataatggcattcatatcaataacaaggtcgcatgccaattaattatgagaggtctatctggcgaatataaatttttacgctaCACACGTCATCGAcatctaaatatgacagtcgctgaactgttcttagatatccatgctatttatgaagaacaacagggatcgagaaacagcaaacctaattacaggagaaatctgagtgatgagaagaatgattctcgcagctatacgaatacaaccaaacccaaagttatagctcggaatcctcaaaaaacaaataattcgaaatcgaaaacagcCAGGGCTCACAATGTATCCACATCTAATAACTCTCCCAGCACGGACAACGATTCcatcagtaaatcaactactgaaccgattcaattgaacaataagcaCGACCTTCACCTTAGGCCAGGAACTTACTGAATCTACGGTAAATCACACTaatcattctgatgatgaactccctggacacctccttctcgattcaggagcatcacgaacccttataagatctgctcatcacatacactcagcatcatctaatcctgacataaacgtagttgatgctcaaaaaagaaatataccaattaacgctattggtgacctacaatttcacttccaggacaacaccaaaacatcaataaaggtattgcacactcctaacatagcctatgacttactcagtttgaatgaattggctgcagtagatatcacagcatgctttaccaaaaacgtcTTAGAACGATCTGACGGCACTGTACTTGCACCTATCGTACAatatggagacttttactgggtatctaaaaggtacttgcttccatcaaatatctccgtacccaccatcaataatgtccatacaagtgaaagtacacgcaaatatccttatcctttcattcatcgaatgcttgcgcatgccaatgcacagacaattcgatactcacttaaaaataacaccatcacgtattttaacgaatcagatgtcgactggtctagtgctattgactatcaatgtcctgattgtttaatcggcaaaagcaccaaacacagacatatcaaaggttcacgactaaaataccaaaattcatacgaaccctttcaatacctacatactgacatatttggtccagttcacaacctaccaaaaagtgcaccatcctatttcatctcatttactgatgagacaacaaaattccgtTGGGTTTATCCATTGCACGACCGTCGCGAGGACTCTATCCTCGATGTATTTACCACGATACTAGCTTTCATTAAAAACCAATTTCAGGCCAGTGTCTTGGTTATACAAATGGACCGTGGTTCTGAGTATACTAACAGAACTctccataaattccttgaaaaaaatggtataactccatgctatacaaccacaGCGGATTCCCGAGCACATGGAGTCGCTGAACGGCTAAACCGTACCTTATTAGATGACTGCCGTACTCAACTGCAATGTAGTGGTTTACCGAACCATTTATGGTTCTCTgcaatcgaattttctactattgtgagaaattcactagcttcacctaaaagcaaaaaatctgcaagacaacatgctggcttggcaggacttgatatcagtactttgttacctttcggtcaacctgttatcgtcaatgatcacaaccctaactccaaaatacatcctcgtggcaTCCCAGGCTACGCTCTACATCCGTCtcgaaactcttatggatatatcatctatcttccatccttaaagaagacagtagatacaactaactatgttattcttcagggcaaggaatccagattagatcaattcaattacgacgcactcactttcgatgaagacttAAACCGTTTAACTGCTTCATATCATTCGTTCATTGCGTCAAATGAGATCCAAGAATCCAATGATCTTAACATAGAATCTGACCATGACTTCCAATCCGACATTGAACTACATCCTGAGCAACCGAGAAAtgtcctttcaaaagctgtgagTCCAACCGATTCCACACCTCCGTCAACTCATACTGAAGATTCGAAACGTGTTTctaaaaccaatattcgcgcacccagagaagttgaccccaacatatctgaatctaatattcttccatcaaagaagagatctagcaccccccaaatttccaatatcgAGAGTACCGGTTCGGGTGGTATGcataaattaaatgttcctttacttGCTCCCATGTCCCAATCTAACACACATGAGTCGTCGCACGccagtaaatctaaagatttcagacacTCAGACTCGTACAGTGAAAATGAGACTAATCATACAAACGTACCAATATCCAGTACGGGTggtaccaacaacaaaactgtTCCGCAGATAAGTGACCAAGAGACtgagaaaaggattataCACCGTTCACCTTCAATCGATGCTTCTCCACcggaaaataattcatcgcACAATATTGTTCCTATCAAAACGCCAACTACTGTTTCTGAACAGAATACCGAGGAATCTATCATCGCTGATCTCCCACTCCCTGATCTACCTCCAGAATCTCCTACCGAATTCCCTGACCCATTTAAAGAACTCCCACCGATCAATTCTCGTCaaactaattccagtttgggtggtattggtgactctaatgcctatactactatcaacagtaagaaaagatcattagaagataatgaaactgaaattaaggtatcacgagacacatggaatactaagaatatgcgtagtttagaacctccgagatcgaagaaacgaattcacctgattgcagctgtaaaagcagtaaaatcaatcaaaccaatacgGACAACCTTACGATACGATGAGGCAATCacctataataaagatattaaagaaaaagaaaaatatatcgaggcataccacaaagaagtcaatcaactgttgaagatgaaaacttgggACACTGACGAATAttatgacagaaaagaaatagaccctaaaagagtaataaactcaatgtttatcttcaacaagaaaCGTGACGGTACTCAtaaagctagatttgttgcaagaggtgaTATTCAGCATCCTGACACTTACGACTCAGGCatgcaatccaataccgtacatcactatgcattaatgacatccctgtcacttgcattagacaataactactatattacacaattagacatatcttcggcatatttgtatgcagacatcaaagaagaattatacataagacctccaccacatttaggaatgaatgataagttgatacgtttgaagaaatcactttatggattgaaacaaagtggagCGAACTGGTacgaaactatcaaatcatacctgATACAACAATGtggtatggaagaagttcgtggatggtcatgcgtatttaaAAACAGTCAAGTGACAATTTGTTTATTCGTAGATGATATGGTATTGTTTAGcaaaaatctaaattcaaacaaaagaattatAGACAAGCTTAAGATGCAATACGACACCAAGATTATAAATCTAGGCGAAAGTGATGAGGAAATTCAATATGACATTCTTGGCTTGGAAATCAAATACcaaagaggtaaatacatgaaattgggtatggaaaactcattaactgaaaaaatacccaaactaaacgtacctttgaacccaaaaggaaggaaaCTTAGCGCTCCAGGTCAACCAGGTCTATATATAGACCAGCAAGAACTAGAgctagaagaagatgattacaaaatgaaggtacatgaaatgcaaaagctGATAGGTCTAGCatcatatgttggatataaatttagatttgacctattatactacatcaacacacttgcacaacatatactatttcCGTCCAAGCAAGTGTTAGATATGACATATGAATTGATACAGTTCATATGGAATACGAGAGATAAGCAATtaatatggcacaaaaGCAAACCTGTTAAGCCAACAAATAAATTAGTTGTTATAAGCGATGCCTCGTATGGCAACCAACCGTATTATAAATCACAAATTGGcaacatatatttacttaATGGAAAGgtaattggaggaaagtccACCAAGGCTTCATTAACATGTACTTCAACTAcggaagcagaaatacacgcGATAAGTGAATCTGtcccattattaaataatctAAGTTACCTGATACAAGAACTTgacaagaaaccaattacCAAAGGATTACTAACCGACAGTAAATCTACAAtcagtataattatatccaataatgaagagaaatttaggaacagattttttggtactaAAGCAATGAGATTgagagatgaagtatcaggAAATCATCTGCACGTATGCTATATcgaaaccaaaaagaatattgcaGACGTAATGACcaaacctcttccgataaaaacattcaaactattaacaaacaaatggattcattagatctattacattatgggtggtatgttggaataaaaatccactatcgtctatcaactaatagttatattatcaatatattatcatatacggtgttaagatgatgacataagttatgagaagctgtcatcgaagttagaggaagctgaaacgcaaggattgataatgtaataggatcaatgaatataaacatataaaacggaatgaggaataatcgtaatattagtatgtagaaatatagattccattttgaggattcctatatcctcgaggagaacttctagtatattctgtatacctaatattatagcctttatcaacaatggaatcccaacaattatctcaacattcacATATTTCTCATTCTCAATCTTCATGGTATCTTTTTtacaccgtatatgataaaaTACAAGTAATATAAATACCAGCCACTGGATGACATTGAAATTTTATTCTAATAAATGCATCAGCTCTTTAAAAACATTGCTATTTAGCTATTTGAAGCCAGAAATTTTCACAGATTACCATCCGATATAGTGTAACGGCTATCACAT
This sequence is a window from Saccharomyces cerevisiae S288C chromosome VII, complete sequence. Protein-coding genes within it:
- a CDS encoding gag-pol fusion protein (Retrotransposon TYA Gag and TYB Pol genes; transcribed/translated as one unit; polyprotein is processed to make a nucleocapsid-like protein (Gag), reverse transcriptase (RT), protease (PR), and integrase (IN); similar to retroviral genes), which produces MESQQLSQHSHISHGSACASVTSKEVHTNQDPLDVSASKTEECEKASTKANSQQTTTPASSAVPENPHHASPQTAQSHSPQNGPYPQQCMMTQNQANPSGWSFYGHPSMIPYTPYQMSPMYFPPGPQSQFPQYPSSVGTPLSTPSPESGNTFTDSSSADSDMTSTKKYVRPPPMLTSPNDFPNWVKTYIKFLQNSNLGGIIPTVNGKPVRQITDDELTFLYNTFQIFAPSQFLPTWVKDILSVDYTDIMKILSKSIEKMQSDTQEANDIVTLANLQYNGSTPADAFETKVTNIIDRLNNNGIHINNKVACQLIMRGLSGEYKFLRYTRHRHLNMTVAELFLDIHAIYEEQQGSRNSKPNYRRNLSDEKNDSRSYTNTTKPKVIARNPQKTNNSKSKTARAHNVSTSNNSPSTDNDSISKSTTEPIQLNNKHDLHLGQELTESTVNHTNHSDDELPGHLLLDSGASRTLIRSAHHIHSASSNPDINVVDAQKRNIPINAIGDLQFHFQDNTKTSIKVLHTPNIAYDLLSLNELAAVDITACFTKNVLERSDGTVLAPIVQYGDFYWVSKRYLLPSNISVPTINNVHTSESTRKYPYPFIHRMLAHANAQTIRYSLKNNTITYFNESDVDWSSAIDYQCPDCLIGKSTKHRHIKGSRLKYQNSYEPFQYLHTDIFGPVHNLPKSAPSYFISFTDETTKFRWVYPLHDRREDSILDVFTTILAFIKNQFQASVLVIQMDRGSEYTNRTLHKFLEKNGITPCYTTTADSRAHGVAERLNRTLLDDCRTQLQCSGLPNHLWFSAIEFSTIVRNSLASPKSKKSARQHAGLAGLDISTLLPFGQPVIVNDHNPNSKIHPRGIPGYALHPSRNSYGYIIYLPSLKKTVDTTNYVILQGKESRLDQFNYDALTFDEDLNRLTASYHSFIASNEIQESNDLNIESDHDFQSDIELHPEQPRNVLSKAVSPTDSTPPSTHTEDSKRVSKTNIRAPREVDPNISESNILPSKKRSSTPQISNIESTGSGGMHKLNVPLLAPMSQSNTHESSHASKSKDFRHSDSYSENETNHTNVPISSTGGTNNKTVPQISDQETEKRIIHRSPSIDASPPENNSSHNIVPIKTPTTVSEQNTEESIIADLPLPDLPPESPTEFPDPFKELPPINSRQTNSSLGGIGDSNAYTTINSKKRSLEDNETEIKVSRDTWNTKNMRSLEPPRSKKRIHLIAAVKAVKSIKPIRTTLRYDEAITYNKDIKEKEKYIEAYHKEVNQLLKMKTWDTDEYYDRKEIDPKRVINSMFIFNKKRDGTHKARFVARGDIQHPDTYDSGMQSNTVHHYALMTSLSLALDNNYYITQLDISSAYLYADIKEELYIRPPPHLGMNDKLIRLKKSLYGLKQSGANWYETIKSYLIQQCGMEEVRGWSCVFKNSQVTICLFVDDMVLFSKNLNSNKRIIDKLKMQYDTKIINLGESDEEIQYDILGLEIKYQRGKYMKLGMENSLTEKIPKLNVPLNPKGRKLSAPGQPGLYIDQQELELEEDDYKMKVHEMQKLIGLASYVGYKFRFDLLYYINTLAQHILFPSKQVLDMTYELIQFIWNTRDKQLIWHKSKPVKPTNKLVVISDASYGNQPYYKSQIGNIYLLNGKVIGGKSTKASLTCTSTTEAEIHAISESVPLLNNLSYLIQELDKKPITKGLLTDSKSTISIIISNNEEKFRNRFFGTKAMRLRDEVSGNHLHVCYIETKKNIADVMTKPLPIKTFKLLTNKWIH
- a CDS encoding gag protein (Retrotransposon TYA Gag gene co-transcribed with TYB Pol; translated as TYA or TYA-TYB polyprotein; Gag is a nucleocapsid protein that is the structural constituent of virus-like particles (VLPs); similar to retroviral Gag); translated protein: MESQQLSQHSHISHGSACASVTSKEVHTNQDPLDVSASKTEECEKASTKANSQQTTTPASSAVPENPHHASPQTAQSHSPQNGPYPQQCMMTQNQANPSGWSFYGHPSMIPYTPYQMSPMYFPPGPQSQFPQYPSSVGTPLSTPSPESGNTFTDSSSADSDMTSTKKYVRPPPMLTSPNDFPNWVKTYIKFLQNSNLGGIIPTVNGKPVRQITDDELTFLYNTFQIFAPSQFLPTWVKDILSVDYTDIMKILSKSIEKMQSDTQEANDIVTLANLQYNGSTPADAFETKVTNIIDRLNNNGIHINNKVACQLIMRGLSGEYKFLRYTRHRHLNMTVAELFLDIHAIYEEQQGSRNSKPNYRRNLSDEKNDSRSYTNTTKPKVIARNPQKTNNSKSKTARAHNVSTSNNSPSTDNDSISKSTTEPIQLNNKHDLHLRPGTY